Sequence from the Leptospira johnsonii genome:
GTTTGGCTTCTTCCTTAGAGAGTTCGATAATTTTTTGGTATCGATCCTGTCCTTGGGCCATGTCCATCAACAATGTGCCGGAGTTCTCCCTGGTCCTGCGCTCTACTTCTTTACGAAGTTCGTTCAGGTTGATGTTCAGGTTATTCAGTATTTTTATCGCGACCGAATCTTCTTCCTTTAACAATCCTAATAAGATATGTTCAGGGCCTATAAATTCGCTACCAAGACGTTTTGCTTCGTCCTGCGCGATCTCGTTGATTACTCGTTTTGCTCTTTTAGTAAATTCCAACATAATTGCACGCCCTTCCTGATGGGTTCTGTAGGTTAGACTGTATTCGCATCCAATTTCCAACTGGGAGCCGGAATCTCCCTTAAAGAATATATCGGACTAGTTAACCAAAAAGGATTACGGGTCAAATGAGGCTTTTGTCCCTTCTTTTCCGCTTATTACCAGTAAGGCTAAATACGAAACCAAATTGAAAAAGGAATTTTTTCGATTTGGACCGAAATTTTTTCGGAAAAATACCAATCTGCCCTTCAATTCTTCCCGATAGAAGCCCCAGTCAGTAGGCAGCCTGAAATCCCTTAACTCTCCCGAGTCCGCAAGTCTTGCCGGAATGGAAACAGAAAGTTTGTCCCCAAAACCGGAATTGGTAGGACAGGAATTGATGAATCCGATCCCTTTTTGAAAATCAAACTTATCTTCCGCCTCGAATTTCGTTAAAAAATCAGATTTTAGGACAGAGTTTAACTCAAGTAGGGAATCAGTCACATATTCCCAACGAATATGATCCTCGTCTCCCATTACTAATGTCCCTGAATTCCAGGGAATTCTTTGTTTTAATTCCGAGATCGGTTGTTTTTTTCCGAAGTTTGGATCTTTAACTTGGGAATCATTCTCGCCTATGAACGAATTTAGGAATTGGTCCGTTTTTTCGGTACGTTTGGTATATGTAGAATGTTTCGGATTTCTAGCAATACGGAATCTATATGTGAAAGGCAAACGATTCGAATCTATATAGGACAGGCCTTCTTCCCAATTTGTTTTTCTGAATTTTTCCCAAATGGTAATCGCTGGGAAATGAGAAGGTGGTTCCCAATCGGAAGGGGCCTGGATTGGAATAAACTTGGTATATTCTTCTCCCAAAAATTGGATACAATGAGCGCATCCGATCTTTCCCCGATTTTTCCAGTCGAGAAGGGATAAGCCGCAATAAATACAGCCATCCATAAATGTTTATACCGTCTGTGGGACCGAAGCTGGTTTGAGTTTCCCTTGGAAGATCTGGTTTCTTTTATGTGCGAGTGCCGCCAGTTCCATATCGTGAGTCACCAGTATTAAGCTGAATCTAAGATCCTTTTGTAGTTCTTGGATCAGGCCCATTAGATTTCTGGAATTCTCTCTGTCCAAGTTTCCAGTAGGTTCGTCTGCAAGTATGAGTTTTTTTCCTGCGACAAGCGCTCTTGCCACTCCTACTCTTGCACTTTCTCCACCTGATAATTGAGAAGGATGACTATGGATCCTTTCTTTCAATCCCACTTTTTCCAACATGGAGATTGCTTCCTTCTCCGCTTTAGAAGTAGAATAACCTTTGATCAAAAGTGGAATACTCACATTCTCCAATGCGGAGAAGTCGGGAAGAAGAAGATGATGTTGAAAGATGAATGCGATCTTTTCGGCGCGGAAACTTTCCTTTCCTCTTTCGTCCATATCGCTTAGATTGGTGCCGCAGACTTCGACCTCTCCGGAATCGAAACTATCCATGGCGCCAAGTATATTCAGAAGAGTGGATTTTCCGATCCCGGATTTTCCTTCGATGGAGAAGATCTCGCCTTCTTCCACGTCCATGTCCAATCCATCCAATACGGAAAATTCCTTTTCCAGGATATGATATTTTTTAACCAGATTTCGGATCTTAATAATGCTCACGTTAGTCGTTCCTTATCGTGTCGACAGGGTTCAAGCTTGCCGCCCATCTCGCGGGGAAGTATCCTGCAATTCCGGAAAGTATCGTGGCCGCAGTGGTAACCATAAAAATAAAAGGTATGTTAATATCGACAGGCAGTTTATCGAAATAATAGATACGTTTAGGAACTAGCTCCACAGGAGTCCAGTCGGAACCTGTGAAAGAAAGCCCTACCATATTGATGATCTCTTCGATATAACCAATAATGCTATCGAGAGAATTCGCTAAGAATATTCCACCAACTCCCCCAGTCAAAGAAGCTAAAATTCCCACAAGCATCGCATTCAATGTAAAGATCAGCAGAATATCCGAAGCAGGAAGTCCAAGGGCTTTAAGCACTCCAATGGACTTACGTTTTGCACGCACTAAAGAATATACGGATGCGACCATCCCGAGTGCTGCCAAGATAATAAATAAGAAAACGATTATGGAGATGATCGTCTTTTCCAACTGCAGGGCTGCTAATAAATTTTCCTGCTCTTCTGCGATCGTTCTCACAGATAAAGAAGAAGCTGCATCTATTTCCTGCTCGAATTCTAAACTATTAAAAAGTTTGTACAACTTCCGTTTGCTGATCGCAAGATCGTCCAGAGACTTTGCTTTGATCGTGATCTGATTTACAGAATCTTTCATTTTGAAAAATTTCTGGGCCACCGGCAATGCCATATAAACGAAACTGGAATCGAACTTGTAGTTCCCTGTTTTAAAAAATCCGGATACTCTGAAATTCTGAACGCTTACTTCTACACCTTTTCCGAGAGAGAACCTTCCCCCTGGAACCGCTAAAGTAAGTTGTTTGCCCAAACTGAAATTGTATAGATCCTCCATTTCTTTTCCAAGGATGATATAGTTCTCTCGGTTTAAATGGCCAAGTTCTTCCCTATCGTAGTGAACCACTCTGGGAAAGTTATGAAGTTTGTTCTCGATCAACGCATCTACGCTTGGGACAGCGACTGCCTTGATGAGAACCGGATAAAATACGTTATATCTCTGTATGAGTCCATGACTTTGGATCCCACCTTCAACAGAAATGATCCTGTCTTTGAGGTCAGGATCATTTTGTATGTATTTGATGATCTTTTGGTAATCTCGGATCTCTCCGCCATTGGAACTACTTTCAATTGTAATATGTTCTCCGCCTTGCCACAGAGATTCCTTAAGTTGCCTTTGGAATCCGTTGAAGATGGAAAGAACTACGATGAGCAGGGCGACTCCGACAGCCATCACGATAAACGAAATCCTGGACTTGATCGAAAGCAATCCTGTGACTCTGGATCCTCGAATATAGCGGGAAGTAAGAAGTAGGATTAGGGGGGATCTATGAAAGAAGAAATGCATCAGTTGGGCGGTTGAAATTAAACATATCCGCAAATT
This genomic interval carries:
- a CDS encoding ABC transporter permease, encoding MHFFFHRSPLILLLTSRYIRGSRVTGLLSIKSRISFIVMAVGVALLIVVLSIFNGFQRQLKESLWQGGEHITIESSSNGGEIRDYQKIIKYIQNDPDLKDRIISVEGGIQSHGLIQRYNVFYPVLIKAVAVPSVDALIENKLHNFPRVVHYDREELGHLNRENYIILGKEMEDLYNFSLGKQLTLAVPGGRFSLGKGVEVSVQNFRVSGFFKTGNYKFDSSFVYMALPVAQKFFKMKDSVNQITIKAKSLDDLAISKRKLYKLFNSLEFEQEIDAASSLSVRTIAEEQENLLAALQLEKTIISIIVFLFIILAALGMVASVYSLVRAKRKSIGVLKALGLPASDILLIFTLNAMLVGILASLTGGVGGIFLANSLDSIIGYIEEIINMVGLSFTGSDWTPVELVPKRIYYFDKLPVDINIPFIFMVTTAATILSGIAGYFPARWAASLNPVDTIRND
- a CDS encoding ABC transporter ATP-binding protein yields the protein MSIIKIRNLVKKYHILEKEFSVLDGLDMDVEEGEIFSIEGKSGIGKSTLLNILGAMDSFDSGEVEVCGTNLSDMDERGKESFRAEKIAFIFQHHLLLPDFSALENVSIPLLIKGYSTSKAEKEAISMLEKVGLKERIHSHPSQLSGGESARVGVARALVAGKKLILADEPTGNLDRENSRNLMGLIQELQKDLRFSLILVTHDMELAALAHKRNQIFQGKLKPASVPQTV
- a CDS encoding ATP--guanido phosphotransferase, with the protein product MDGCIYCGLSLLDWKNRGKIGCAHCIQFLGEEYTKFIPIQAPSDWEPPSHFPAITIWEKFRKTNWEEGLSYIDSNRLPFTYRFRIARNPKHSTYTKRTEKTDQFLNSFIGENDSQVKDPNFGKKQPISELKQRIPWNSGTLVMGDEDHIRWEYVTDSLLELNSVLKSDFLTKFEAEDKFDFQKGIGFINSCPTNSGFGDKLSVSIPARLADSGELRDFRLPTDWGFYREELKGRLVFFRKNFGPNRKNSFFNLVSYLALLVISGKEGTKASFDP